The following is a genomic window from Devosia neptuniae.
AGCGCTTCGATGACGTCGCCGCCCGAGACCTGCACGGTGGCCAGCGTGTTGGAGAAGGGCAGCACGGTGATGACATCGCCCACGGTGATTTCGCCGGCATCGATGGAGGCGCGGATGCCGCCGCCATTCTGGAAGGCGATGGTGGCGCCCTGGTCGGCGACACGGTCAAGAATGGCGTCGGCAAGCAGATTGCCCATCGAGCATTCCATGGCGCGGCAGACTTCGCGGGAACCTTCGAGCGGGGCGGTGGCGGAGCCGATGACCTCGCCCATGGCCTCTTCGATCGGGCCGGCCAGTTCGGCCAATTGACCCTTGAAGTCCTCATTGCCCTTGACCGAAGCGTCGATCAGGAAGGGTTCGCCCTCGGCCTTGGTGACCACGCCATTGTCGTCCCAGGTGATGGCGATATCGCCCAGATATTTGCCGTATTGGTTGGCCTGCACCACGGGGACTTCGACGCCCTCGGGATTGGTGACCATGGTGGGATAGGGGCCGGCAGCGCCCTCGGCGGTGTTGGAGAGCAGGGTATGGGAATGCCCGCCCACGATCACGTCCACCAGCGGCAGGGCGGCGGCGACCTGCTGGTCTACCGTGTAGCCGATATGGCTGAGCAGGATGATCTTGTTGACGCCGGCGGCGTCGAGCGCTTCGGAGGCGCCGCGCACATATTGGATCACGTCGGTGAATTCGATATTGGGGCCGGGCGAGGCGATATCGGGCGTGTCCTCGGTGGTGGCGCCGATAATGCCGATCTTTTCGCCGCCCACTTCGATGACGAAGGAGCCCTTGATCTTGCCGCGCAGGTTTTCATCGCGGCTGACGTCGAAATTGCCGCCAATGATGGGGAATTTGGCCGCTTCGATGAATTTGAGGAATTCTTCGGGGCCATCGTCGAATTCGTGATT
Proteins encoded in this region:
- a CDS encoding bifunctional metallophosphatase/5'-nucleotidase, which encodes MKKLLLGATALTLCAGFSSAAYADFTLNILHINDFHSRFDPITGTDSNCDAETDAAGECFGGIARLKTIIDDTRAKYAAGNSLLLSAGDNFQGSLYYTTYKSKVVSDFFNQMGFDVVATGNHEFDDGPEEFLKFIEAAKFPIIGGNFDVSRDENLRGKIKGSFVIEVGGEKIGIIGATTEDTPDIASPGPNIEFTDVIQYVRGASEALDAAGVNKIILLSHIGYTVDQQVAAALPLVDVIVGGHSHTLLSNTAEGAAGPYPTMVTNPEGVEVPVVQANQYGKYLGDIAITWDDNGVVTKAEGEPFLIDASVKGNEDFKGQLAELAGPIEEAMGEVIGSATAPLEGSREVCRAMECSMGNLLADAILDRVADQGATIAFQNGGGIRASIDAGEITVGDVITVLPFSNTLATVQVSGGDVIEALENGVSDVENGAGRFAQVSGLKYSFDLKQPAGSRVSDVQVKDGDAWVPIDEEANYTVVTNNYVRGGGDGYEAFANGENPYDFGPPLEEVVADYIAKLGGEYTPYTDGRITEIK